One segment of Grus americana isolate bGruAme1 chromosome 23, bGruAme1.mat, whole genome shotgun sequence DNA contains the following:
- the FGR gene encoding tyrosine-protein kinase Fgr isoform X1 yields MGCVHCKEKGSGKGQVGGELGASPPPASQYDPDPTQPGSVFTRIPDFNNFHGAAVPSAPSFTGPGGFTSNTLQMRSGGITGGGVTLFIALYDYEARTEDDLSFQKGEKFHIINNTEGDWWEARSLSSGSTGYIPSNYVAPVDSIQAEEWYFGKIGRKDAERQLLCHGNCRGTFLIRESETTKGAYSLSIRDWDEAKGDHVKHYKIRKLDNGGYYITTRAQFDTIQQLVQNYIERAAGLCCRLAVPCHKGTPKLADLSVKTKDVWEIPRESLQLLKKLGNGQFGEVWMGTWNGTTKVAVKTLKPGTMSPEAFLEEAQIMKRLRHDKLVQLYAVVSEEPIYIVTEFMSQGSLLDFLKDGDGRYLKLPQLVDMAAQIAAGMAYIERMNYIHRDLRAANILVGDNLVCKIADFGLARLIEDNEYTARQGAKFPIKWTAPEAALFGRFTIKSDVWSFGILLTELVTKGRVPYPGMNNREVLEQVERGYRMQCPGNCPPSLHDVMVQCWKREPEERPTFEYLQSFLEDYFTATEPQYQPGDNQ; encoded by the exons ATGGGCTGTGTGCACTGCAAAGAGAAGGGGTCCGGCAAAGGGCAGGTGGGGGGCGAGTTGGgtgcctccccaccccccgcctCCCAGTACGACCCCGACCCCACGCAGCCGGGCTCCGTCTTCACCCGCATCCCCGACTTCAACAACTTCCACGGCGCGGCGGTGCCCTCGGCTCCCTCCTTCACGGGGCCGGGGGGCTTCACCTCCAACACGCTGCAAATGCGGAGCGGGGGCATCACAG GCGGGGGCGTGACGCTCTTCATCGCCCTGTATGACTACGAGGCCAGGACGGAGGATGACCTGAGCTTCCAGAAAGGGGAGAAATTCCACATCATCAACAACAC GGAGGGTGACTGGTGGGAGGCCAGGTCACTGAGCTCGGGCTCCACGGGCTACATCCCCAGCAACTACGTGGCCCCCGTGGACTCTATCCAGGCAGAAGA GTGGTACTTCGGGAAGATCGGGCGCAAGGACGCGGAGCGGCAGCTCCTGTGCCACGGCAACTGCAGGGGCACCTTCCTCATCCGGGAGAGCGAGACGACGAAAG GTGCCTACTCCCTCTCCATCCGGGACTGGGACGAGGCCAAGGGAGACCACGTGAAGCACTATAAAATTCGGAAACTGGACAACGGGGGCTACTACATCACCACCCGCGCCCAGTTCGACACCATCCAGCAGCTGGTCCAGAACTATATAG AGCGGGCGGCCGGGCTGTGCTGCCGCCTGGCCGTGCCGTGCCACAAGGGAACGCCCAAGCTGGCCGACCTCTCGGTCAAAACCAAAGACGTGTGGGAGATCCCCCGCGAGTCCCTCCAGCTCCTCAAGAAGCTGGGCAACGGGCAGTTCGGGGAAGTGTGGATGG GCACGTGGAACGGCACCACGAAGGTGGCGGTGAAGACGCTGAAGCCGGGCACCATGTCACCCGAAGCCTTCCTGGAGGAGGCTCAGATCATGAAGCGGCTGCGGCACGACAAGCTGGTGCAGCTCTACGCCGTGGTGTCGGAGGAGCCCATCTACATCGTCACTGAGTTCATGAGCCAGG GCAGCTTGCTGGATTTCCTCAAGGACGGGGACGGTCGCTACCTGAAGCTGCCCCAGCTGGTGGACATGGCTGCCCAG ATCGCGGCGGGCATGGCCTACATCGAGCGGATGAACTACATCCACCGGGACCTCCGCGCTGCCAACATCCTGGTGGGAGACAACCTGGTGTGCAAGATCGCTGACTTTGGCCTCGCTCGCCTCATCGAGGACAACGAGTACACGGCACGCCAGG GTGCCAAGTTCCCCATCAAGTGGACGGCCCCGGAGGCCGCGCTGTTTGGGAGGTTCACCATCAAGTCAGACGTCTGGTCCTTCGGCATCCTCCTGACTGAGCTGGTGACCAAAGGCCGGGTGCCCTACCCAG GGATGAACAACcgggaggtgctggagcaggtggagcgGGGCTACCGCATGCAGTGCCCGGGCAActgccccccctccctgcaCGATGTGATGGTGCAGTGCTGGAAGCGGGAGCCCGAGGAGCGCCCCACCTTTGAGTACCTCCAGTCCTTCCTCGAGGACTACTTCACCGCCACCGAGCCCCAGTACCAGCCGGGGGACAACCAGTAA
- the FGR gene encoding tyrosine-protein kinase Fgr isoform X3, with the protein MGCVHCKEKGSGKGQVGGELGASPPPASQYDPDPTQPGSVFTRIPDFNNFHGAAVPSAPSFTGPGGFTSNTLQMRSGGITGGGVTLFIALYDYEARTEDDLSFQKGEKFHIINNTEGDWWEARSLSSGSTGYIPSNYVAPVDSIQAEEWYFGKIGRKDAERQLLCHGNCRGTFLIRESETTKGAYSLSIRDWDEAKGDHVKHYKIRKLDNGGYYITTRAQFDTIQQLVQNYIGTWNGTTKVAVKTLKPGTMSPEAFLEEAQIMKRLRHDKLVQLYAVVSEEPIYIVTEFMSQGSLLDFLKDGDGRYLKLPQLVDMAAQIAAGMAYIERMNYIHRDLRAANILVGDNLVCKIADFGLARLIEDNEYTARQGAKFPIKWTAPEAALFGRFTIKSDVWSFGILLTELVTKGRVPYPGMNNREVLEQVERGYRMQCPGNCPPSLHDVMVQCWKREPEERPTFEYLQSFLEDYFTATEPQYQPGDNQ; encoded by the exons ATGGGCTGTGTGCACTGCAAAGAGAAGGGGTCCGGCAAAGGGCAGGTGGGGGGCGAGTTGGgtgcctccccaccccccgcctCCCAGTACGACCCCGACCCCACGCAGCCGGGCTCCGTCTTCACCCGCATCCCCGACTTCAACAACTTCCACGGCGCGGCGGTGCCCTCGGCTCCCTCCTTCACGGGGCCGGGGGGCTTCACCTCCAACACGCTGCAAATGCGGAGCGGGGGCATCACAG GCGGGGGCGTGACGCTCTTCATCGCCCTGTATGACTACGAGGCCAGGACGGAGGATGACCTGAGCTTCCAGAAAGGGGAGAAATTCCACATCATCAACAACAC GGAGGGTGACTGGTGGGAGGCCAGGTCACTGAGCTCGGGCTCCACGGGCTACATCCCCAGCAACTACGTGGCCCCCGTGGACTCTATCCAGGCAGAAGA GTGGTACTTCGGGAAGATCGGGCGCAAGGACGCGGAGCGGCAGCTCCTGTGCCACGGCAACTGCAGGGGCACCTTCCTCATCCGGGAGAGCGAGACGACGAAAG GTGCCTACTCCCTCTCCATCCGGGACTGGGACGAGGCCAAGGGAGACCACGTGAAGCACTATAAAATTCGGAAACTGGACAACGGGGGCTACTACATCACCACCCGCGCCCAGTTCGACACCATCCAGCAGCTGGTCCAGAACTATATAG GCACGTGGAACGGCACCACGAAGGTGGCGGTGAAGACGCTGAAGCCGGGCACCATGTCACCCGAAGCCTTCCTGGAGGAGGCTCAGATCATGAAGCGGCTGCGGCACGACAAGCTGGTGCAGCTCTACGCCGTGGTGTCGGAGGAGCCCATCTACATCGTCACTGAGTTCATGAGCCAGG GCAGCTTGCTGGATTTCCTCAAGGACGGGGACGGTCGCTACCTGAAGCTGCCCCAGCTGGTGGACATGGCTGCCCAG ATCGCGGCGGGCATGGCCTACATCGAGCGGATGAACTACATCCACCGGGACCTCCGCGCTGCCAACATCCTGGTGGGAGACAACCTGGTGTGCAAGATCGCTGACTTTGGCCTCGCTCGCCTCATCGAGGACAACGAGTACACGGCACGCCAGG GTGCCAAGTTCCCCATCAAGTGGACGGCCCCGGAGGCCGCGCTGTTTGGGAGGTTCACCATCAAGTCAGACGTCTGGTCCTTCGGCATCCTCCTGACTGAGCTGGTGACCAAAGGCCGGGTGCCCTACCCAG GGATGAACAACcgggaggtgctggagcaggtggagcgGGGCTACCGCATGCAGTGCCCGGGCAActgccccccctccctgcaCGATGTGATGGTGCAGTGCTGGAAGCGGGAGCCCGAGGAGCGCCCCACCTTTGAGTACCTCCAGTCCTTCCTCGAGGACTACTTCACCGCCACCGAGCCCCAGTACCAGCCGGGGGACAACCAGTAA
- the LOC129195883 gene encoding digestive cysteine proteinase 1-like, with amino-acid sequence MEGLWWLLVLGAAVLPGAECKVPLETPTFGDVYHVTGVISLPYAEIREPFEAWYNLTGGKSRIEYYGGQVITYQFGSIEPFGASFKVTPETTETEVNVRKCFRINGTDGDLITPQSVFPSLENFKRVREERFRGQHCAVWQNVSYWGRKKNVYVLRVGSSARGPVPLHYEVRGFNSLLGSHYDKYEIDYSSFSHRFPPSIFRLPEGVQCEQWPAAGPEHRIMANPMQEFVGRAPETDHVHHRLFHHYKERFGKSYDSEEEHEHRKRTFIHNMRFVHSRNRAALSYTLALNHLADRTPQELAALRGRRRSGVPNNGQPFPTELYAGLILPESLDWRLYGAVTPVKDQAVCGSCWSFATTGAMEGALFLKTGVLTPLSQQVLIDCSWGFGNQACDGGEEWRAYEWIMKHGGIASTESYGPYLGQNGYCHCNQSELVAQLAGYASVEPGSATALKAALVKHGPVAVNIDASHKSFAFYANGVYEEPHCGNETSALDHAVLAVGYGVLHGKSYWLIKNSWSTYWGNDGYILMAMKDNNCGVATAASFPILA; translated from the exons ATGGAGGGGCTGTggtggctgctggtgctgggggctgctgtgctgccgG GAGCAGAGTGCAAAGTTCCTCTGGAGACACCCACATTTGGGGACGTCTATCATGTCACAG GAGTCATCAGCCTGCCCTACGCGGAGATCAGGGAGCCCTTCGAAGCCTGGTACAACCTCACCGGGGGGAAGAGCCGCATCGAGTACTATGGCG gccAAGTGATCACCTACCAGTTCGGCTCCATCGAGCCCTTCGGCGCCAGCTTCAAAGTGACTCCTGAGACCACGGAGACGGAGGTCAACGTCCGTAAGTGCTTCCGCATCAACGGCACCGATGGGGACCTCATCACCCCACAAAGCGTCTTCCCCAGCCTGGAGAACTTCAAG CGGGTGCGGGAGGAACGCTTCCGTGGGCAGCACTGTGCCGTCTGGCAGAACGTCTCCTACTGGGGCCGCAAGAAGAATGTCTACGTGCTGCGGGTGGGCAGCTCAGCCCGCGGCCCCGTGCCCCTGCACTACGAGGTGCGGGGCTtcaacagcctcctgggctcCCACTACGACAAGTACGAGATCGACTACTCCTCCTTCAGCCACCGCTTCCCCCCCAGCATCTTCCGTCTCCCCGAGG GGGTACAGTGTGAGCAGTGGCCCGCAGCCGGCCCCGAGCACCGCATCATGGCCAACCCCATGCAGGAGTTTGTGGGGAGGGCGCCGGAAACGGACCACGTCCACCACCGCCTCTTCCACCACTACAAGGAGCGGTTCGGGAAGAGCTATGACAGCGAGGAGGAGCACGAGCATCGCAAGCGCACCTTCATCCATAACATGCG GTTCGTGCACTCGAGGAACCGCGCCGCGCTCTCCTACACGCTGGCGCTGAACCACCTGGCCGACCGCACGCCCCAGGAGCTGGCCGCCCTGCGGGGCCGTCGCCGCAGCGGGGTTCCCAACAACGGGCAGCCCTTCCCCACCGAGCTCTACGCCGGCCTCATCCTGCCCGAGAGCCTCGACTGGCGGCTGTATG GCGCCGTGACCCCCGTGAAGGACCAGGCTGTCTGCGGGTCCTGCTGGAGCTTTGCTACGACGGGCGCGATGGAGGGTGCCCTCTTCCTCAAG ACCGGCGTGCTGACCCCCCTGTCCCAACAAGTCCTCATCGACTGCTCCTGGGGCTTCGGGAACCAGGCCTGCGACGGGGGCGAGGAGTGGCGAGCCTACGAGTGGATCATGAAGCACGGCGGCATCGCCAGCACCGAGTCCTACGGGCCCTACCTGGGGCAG aaCGGCTACTGCCACTGCAACCAGTCGGAGCTGGTGGCCCAACTCGCCGGCTACGCCAGCGTGGAGCCGGGCAGTGCCACGGCACTGAAGGCTGCGCTGGTCAAGCACGGCCCCGTGGCCGTCAACATCGACGCCTCGCACAAGTCCTTCGCCTTCTACGCCAACGGCGTCTACGAGGAGCCCCACTGCG GAAATGAGACATCGGCGCTGGACCATGCGGTGCTGGCCGTGGGCTACGGGGTCCTGCATGGCAAGAGCTACTGGCTCATCAAGAACTCCTGGTCCACCTACTGGGGCAACGACGGCTACATCCTCATGGCCATGAAGGACAACAACTGCGGCGTGGCcactgctgcctccttccccatCCTGGCCTGA
- the LOC129195873 gene encoding digestive cysteine proteinase 1-like: MGVLCWLVASALCIAVWGQDHGLSRSPPQFGSIYHVRGVINLPYAEIEEPFEAWYNLTGNKSRIQYYGGQVITYQLAAVKPYGMRYKITPETTEKEVNTRKCFQLPGSKEDVVKAQSVFPSIDGFKFLREEYYRGRYCAVWQNVTRWAQKKNVYTLWVTNSSCGVAPVHYEMRGYNSLLGSHYDKYEITYTDFDNSYPPSIFDLPVNETKKCGVLPGSAAEHRVLVNPMEDLVGRHQPWAHEVFHHYRRRMGRWYGSVRELEHRQSVFVHNMRFVHSRNRAALSYTLALNHLADRTPQELAALRGRRHSGVPNNGQPFPTELYAGLILPESLDWRMYGAVTPVKDQAVCGSCWSFATTGAMEGALFLKTGVLTPLSQQVLIDCSWGFGNYACDGGEEWRAYEWIMKHGGIASTESYGTYKGQNGLCHYNQSEMLAKITGYVNVTSGNITAVKAAIYKHGPVAVSIDASHKTFSFYSNGIYYEPKCANELGALDHAVLAVGYGVLQGETYWLIKNSWSTYWGNDGYILMAMKDNNCGVATEATYPILA, from the exons ATGGGTGTTCTCTGCTGGCTTGTGGCTTCTGCGCTCTGCATCGCCGTCTGGG GACAGGACCATGGGCTCTCTCGCTCACCCCCTCAGTTTGGCTCCATCTACCACGTCCGAG GCGTCATTAACCTGCCCTACGCTGAGATCGAGGAGCCCTTCGAAGCCTGGTACAACCTGACGGGAAACAAGAGCCGGATCCAGTACTACGGGG GGCAGGTGATAACCTACCAGCTGGCGGCGGTGAAGCCTTACGGGATGCGGTACAAGATCACTCCGGAGACCACCGAGAAGGAGGTGAACACCAGGAAATGCTTCCAGCTGCCCGGCTCCAAGGAGGACGTGGTCAAGGCTCAGAGCGTCTTCCCCAGCATCGATGGCTTCAAG TTCCTGCGGGAGGAGTACTACCGGGGCCGGTACTGCGCCGTCTGGCAGAACGTCACCCGTTGGGCGCAGAAGAAGAACGTCTACACGCTGTGGGTGACCAACTCCAGCTGCGGGGTGGCCCCCGTCCACTACGAGATGCGGGGCTACAACAGCCTGCTGGGCTCCCACTACGACAAGTACGAGATCACCTACACCGACTTCGACAACAGCTACCCCCCCTCCATCTTCGACCTCCCCGTCAACg AGACAAAGAAGTGCGGGGTCCTGCCAGGAAGTGCAGCGGAGCATCGGGTGCTGGTGAACCCCATGGAGGACCTGGTGGGACGGCACCAGCCCTGGGCCCATGAGGTCTTCCACCACTACCGCAGGCGGATGGGGCGGTGGTACGGCTCCGTGCGGGAGCTGGAGCACAGGCAGAGCGTCTTCGTGCACAACATGAG GTTCGTGCACTCGAGGAACCGCGCCGCGCTCTCCTACACGCTGGCGCTGAACCACCTGGCCGACCGCACGCCCCAGGAGCTGGCCGCCCTGCGGGGCCGTCGCCACAGCGGGGTTCCCAACAACGGGCAGCCCTTCCCCACCGAGCTCTACGCCGGCCTCATCCTGCCCGAGAGCCTCGACTGGCGCATGTACG GCGCCGTGACCCCCGTGAAGGACCAGGCTGTCTGCGGGTCCTGCTGGAGCTTTGCTACGACGGGCGCGATGGAGGGTGCCCTCTTCCTCAAG ACCGGCGTGCTGACCCCCCTGTCCCAACAAGTCCTCATCGACTGCTCCTGGGGCTTCGGGAACTACGCCTGCGACGGGGGCGAGGAGTGGCGAGCCTACGAGTGGATCATGAAGCACGGCGGCATCGCCAGCACCGAGTCCTACGGCACCTACAAGGGGCAG AATGGCTTGTGCCACTACAACCAGTCTGAGATGCTGGCAAAGATCACGGGCTACGTCAACGTCACCTCGGGCAACATCACGGCGGTGAAAGCTGCCATCTACAAGCACGGCCCTGTGGCCGTCAGCATCGATGCCTCGCACAAGACCTTCTCCTTCTACTCCAACGGCATCTACTATGAGCCCAAATGCG CAAACGAGTTGGGAGCGCTGGACCACGCGGTGCTGGCCGTGGGCTACGGGGTCCTGCAGGGAGAGACCTACTGGCTCATCAAGAACTCCTGGTCCACGTACTGGGGCAACGATGGCTACATCCTCATGGCCATGAAGGACAACAACTGCGGCGTGGCCACCGAAGCCACCTACCCCATCCTGGCCTGA
- the FGR gene encoding tyrosine-protein kinase Fgr isoform X2, producing MGCVHCKEKGSGKGQVGGELGASPPPASQYDPDPTQPGSVFTRIPDFNNFHGAAVPSAPSFTGPGGFTSNTLQMRSGGITGGGVTLFIALYDYEARTEDDLSFQKGEKFHIINNTEGDWWEARSLSSGSTGYIPSNYVAPVDSIQAEEWYFGKIGRKDAERQLLCHGNCRGTFLIRESETTKGAYSLSIRDWDEAKGDHVKHYKIRKLDNGGYYITTRAQFDTIQQLVQNYIEHNDGLCHLLTRPCPTMKPQTLGLAKDAWEIVRESISLDKKLGMGCFGDVWMGTWNGTTKVAVKTLKPGTMSPEAFLEEAQIMKRLRHDKLVQLYAVVSEEPIYIVTEFMSQGSLLDFLKDGDGRYLKLPQLVDMAAQIAAGMAYIERMNYIHRDLRAANILVGDNLVCKIADFGLARLIEDNEYTARQGAKFPIKWTAPEAALFGRFTIKSDVWSFGILLTELVTKGRVPYPGMNNREVLEQVERGYRMQCPGNCPPSLHDVMVQCWKREPEERPTFEYLQSFLEDYFTATEPQYQPGDNQ from the exons ATGGGCTGTGTGCACTGCAAAGAGAAGGGGTCCGGCAAAGGGCAGGTGGGGGGCGAGTTGGgtgcctccccaccccccgcctCCCAGTACGACCCCGACCCCACGCAGCCGGGCTCCGTCTTCACCCGCATCCCCGACTTCAACAACTTCCACGGCGCGGCGGTGCCCTCGGCTCCCTCCTTCACGGGGCCGGGGGGCTTCACCTCCAACACGCTGCAAATGCGGAGCGGGGGCATCACAG GCGGGGGCGTGACGCTCTTCATCGCCCTGTATGACTACGAGGCCAGGACGGAGGATGACCTGAGCTTCCAGAAAGGGGAGAAATTCCACATCATCAACAACAC GGAGGGTGACTGGTGGGAGGCCAGGTCACTGAGCTCGGGCTCCACGGGCTACATCCCCAGCAACTACGTGGCCCCCGTGGACTCTATCCAGGCAGAAGA GTGGTACTTCGGGAAGATCGGGCGCAAGGACGCGGAGCGGCAGCTCCTGTGCCACGGCAACTGCAGGGGCACCTTCCTCATCCGGGAGAGCGAGACGACGAAAG GTGCCTACTCCCTCTCCATCCGGGACTGGGACGAGGCCAAGGGAGACCACGTGAAGCACTATAAAATTCGGAAACTGGACAACGGGGGCTACTACATCACCACCCGCGCCCAGTTCGACACCATCCAGCAGCTGGTCCAGAACTATATAG AGCATAACGACGGGTTGTGCCATCTGCTAACCCGCCCGTGCCCCACTATGAAGCCCCAGACCCTGGGATTAGCTAAGGACGCCTGGGAGATAGTGCGGGAATCCATCAGCCTCGACAAGAAACTCGGCATGGGATGTTTCGGAGACGTGTGGATGG GCACGTGGAACGGCACCACGAAGGTGGCGGTGAAGACGCTGAAGCCGGGCACCATGTCACCCGAAGCCTTCCTGGAGGAGGCTCAGATCATGAAGCGGCTGCGGCACGACAAGCTGGTGCAGCTCTACGCCGTGGTGTCGGAGGAGCCCATCTACATCGTCACTGAGTTCATGAGCCAGG GCAGCTTGCTGGATTTCCTCAAGGACGGGGACGGTCGCTACCTGAAGCTGCCCCAGCTGGTGGACATGGCTGCCCAG ATCGCGGCGGGCATGGCCTACATCGAGCGGATGAACTACATCCACCGGGACCTCCGCGCTGCCAACATCCTGGTGGGAGACAACCTGGTGTGCAAGATCGCTGACTTTGGCCTCGCTCGCCTCATCGAGGACAACGAGTACACGGCACGCCAGG GTGCCAAGTTCCCCATCAAGTGGACGGCCCCGGAGGCCGCGCTGTTTGGGAGGTTCACCATCAAGTCAGACGTCTGGTCCTTCGGCATCCTCCTGACTGAGCTGGTGACCAAAGGCCGGGTGCCCTACCCAG GGATGAACAACcgggaggtgctggagcaggtggagcgGGGCTACCGCATGCAGTGCCCGGGCAActgccccccctccctgcaCGATGTGATGGTGCAGTGCTGGAAGCGGGAGCCCGAGGAGCGCCCCACCTTTGAGTACCTCCAGTCCTTCCTCGAGGACTACTTCACCGCCACCGAGCCCCAGTACCAGCCGGGGGACAACCAGTAA